A genome region from Cucurbita pepo subsp. pepo cultivar mu-cu-16 chromosome LG02, ASM280686v2, whole genome shotgun sequence includes the following:
- the LOC111788211 gene encoding uncharacterized vacuolar membrane protein YML018C-like — protein sequence MGWRYKAGLFLIVTVVIIWVTSAEVTQDIFTAYKQPFAITYLGASLMVVYLPIAFLKDWFCSLVRTHSSKSGAETNLDVELQGSFTRKDSDADFSAHSEGSPLVSKNKDDPCILKQEKELTNKEIAAYGFYIAPIWFVTEYLSNAALARTSVASTTVLSSTSGLFTLFIGAALGQDSLNMVKVVAVFVSMAGVIMTTLGKTWATDESQLTASDNEHSLIGDIFGLLSAVSYGLFTVLLKKFAGEEGERVDVQKLFGYIGLFTLVTLWWLVWPLTAMGIEPKFSIPHSLRTEEVVLANGFIGSVLSDYFWALCVVWTTPLVATLGMSLTIPLAMLADMFIHGRHYSAVYMLGSTQVFAGFVIANLSEWFSKKLGL from the exons ATGGGTTGGAGGTATAAGGCTGGTTTGTTCCTCATAGTGACTGTTGTGATCATATGGGTAACCTCAGCCGAAGTGACGCAG GACATTTTTACTGCTTATAAGCAGCCATTTGCCATAACATATCTTGGAGCTTCACTCATGGTAGTTTACCTCCCAATAGCATTCCTTAAGGATTGGTTTTGTAGTTTGGTAAGAACCCACTCTTCTAAAAGTGGAGCGGAGACAAACTTGGATGTGGAACTTCAGGGGAGTTTCACTAGAAAAGACAGCGATGCTGATTTTTCAGCTCATTCTGAAGGAAGTCCCCTGGTTTCTAAAAACAAAGATGATCCATGTATATTGAAACAAGAGAAAGAGCTTACTAACAAGGAAATTGCTGCATATGGATTTTACATCGCCCCCATCTGGTTTGTAACCGAG TATCTATCAAATGCTGCACTTGCACGGACCAGTGTCGCCAGTACAACAGTCTTATCCTCTACTTCTGGACTTTTTACTCTGTTCATTGGTGCTGCTCTTGGCCAAGATTCATTAAATATGGTCAAAGTTGTTGCTGTCTTTGTCAGTATGGCCGGTGTTATTATGACAACTCTTGGTAAAACTTGGGCCACTGATGAGTCACAACTAACTGCTTCTGA CAACGAACACTCTCTCATTGGAGATATTTTCGGCCTACTCTCAGCTGTGTCGTATGGGCTATTCACCG TGCTTCTCAAAAAGTTTGCTGGTGAAGAAGGAGAGAGGGTTGATGTGCAAAAATTGTTTGGATACATTGGTCTTTTCACACTTGTTACACTTTGGTGGCTAG ttTGGCCATTGACAGCCATGGGAATAGAACCCAAGTTTTCGATTCCTCACTCTCTTCGAACGGAAGAAGTTGTTCTCGCTAATGGCTTCATCGGAAGCGTACTTTCTGATTATTTCTG GGCACTCTGTGTCGTATGGACTACGCCGCTCGTGGCAACGTTGGGCATGTCTCTCACCATTCCGCTTGCCATGTTGGCTGACATGTTCATCCATGGTCGTCATTACTCAGCGGTTTACATGCTTGGCTCGACTCAG GTGTTTGCAGGATTTGTAATTGCAAATCTTTCAGAATGGTTCTCAAAGAAGCTGGGCTTGTAG
- the LOC111788174 gene encoding ACT domain-containing protein ACR2, with amino-acid sequence MKNVCWPYFDPEFDTLPERINGPTCRVCIDNESMEDCTIVKVDSLNKQGLLLEVVQILTDLNLSISKSYISCDAGWFMDVFHVKDENSHKLTDQKVINSIQQAIGTTKGPDNSAKTRSYAESLLKSDNSGEHTAIEITGTDRPGLFSEISAALADLHCNVVEAHAWSHNARLACIAYISDQSTDSPIEDPHRLATIEEHLSTVLRAATAPLITSWAHTLQQEVKKSATITTNVERRLHQLLLSVKDYDWTSESISKRRKSNEEWRKITVRIESCDQKGYSIVSIECKDRPRLMFDTVCTLTDMQYVIFHASISSKGDNAFQEYFIRHVNGYALNSENDKQRVVKCLEAAIERRVCEGVRLELCANNRVGLLSDITRVLRENGLNVVRADIATHGEKAINAFYVKDISGKDVDMEMVESMKKEIGPIVLRVKNETSPPSTPQITRSRFSFSDMLKSQIERLSHNFIAIRH; translated from the exons ATGAAGAATGTCTGTTGGCCCTACTTTGATCCTGAATTTGATACCCTTCCTGAGAGGATCAATGGCCCAAC TTGCAGGGTCTGTATTGACAATGAAAGCATGGAGGATTGCACCATTGTCAAG GTGGATAGCTTGAACAAACaaggtcttcttcttgagGTGGTTCAGATTTTGACGGATTTGAACCTTTCTATCTCTAAAAGCTACATTTCTTGTGATGCAGGCTGGTTCATGGATG TTTTTCATGTGAAAGATGAGAACAGCCACAAACTAACCGATCAGAAAGTCATCAACTCCATCCAGCAG GCCATTGGTACAACTAAGGGTCCTGACAACTCGGCCAAGACCAGAAGCTATGCTGAGAGCCTTCTGAAATCTGATAACTCCGGCGAGCATACAGCCATAGAAATAACTGGCACCGACCGGCCCGGTCTCTTTTCCGAGATATCTGCAGCATTGGCTGATCTTCATTGCAACGTTGTGGAGGCTCATGCTTGGAGCCACAATGCTCGTTTGGCCTGCATTGCTTACATTTCAGACCAGTCTACAGACAGTCCCATCGAAGATCCCCATCGGCTCGCCACCATTGAAGAGCATCTCTCCACTGTCCTTAGGGCGGCCACTGCCCCTCTGATCACCAGTTGGGCGCACACACTGCAACAAGAAGTGAAAAAATCAGCCACCATAACAACCAATGTTGAGAGGCGGCTTCACCAGCTCTTGCTCTCGGTTAAGGATTATGATTGGACTTCTGAATCCATTTCAAAGAGACGGAAAAGCAATGAAGAGTGGAGGAAGATAACGGTGAGGATTGAAAGCTGTGATCAGAAAGGATATTCCATTGTCAGCATTGAGTGTAAGGATCGGCCAAGGCTTATGTTTGACACAGTTTGTACTCTTACTGATATGCAATATGTAATTTTCCATGCTTCCATTAGCTCCAAAGGAGATAATGCTTTTCAG GAGTATTTTATCAGACACGTGAATGGCTACGCCTTGAATTCAGAGAATGACAAGCAAAGGGTGGTAAAGTGCTTAGAGGCAGCTATTGAGCGTCGAGTTTGTGAG GGAGTGAGGCTGGAGTTATGTGCAAACAACAGGGTGGGATTGCTATCAGACATAACAAGGGTCCTGCGGGAAAATGGGCTGAATGTGGTGAGAGCAGACATAGCAACACATGGAGAGAAGGCAATTAATGCATTCTACGTCAAAGACATTTCAGGCAAAGATGTAGACATGGAGATGGTGGAATCCATGAAGAAGGAAATTGGCCCTATTGTCCTTCGAGTCAAGAACGAGACAAGCCCTCCATCCACGCCTCAAATTACCAGGTCTCGTTTCTCCTTCAGCGACATGCTCAAGTCTCAGATTGAGCGCCTCTCTCACAACTTCATTGCCATCAGGCACTGA
- the LOC111788143 gene encoding synaptotagmin-4-like isoform X2 yields the protein MQWDGNPNIVLDIKTKLGVSLPVQVKDIAFTGLFRLMFKPLVDEFPCFGAVCYSLRKKKNLDFKLRIIGGDISSIPGVSVAIEETIRDAIEGSIMWPVRQIVPIIAGDYSDLEAKPVGTLELKLVQAKELTNKDIIGKSDPYAVLFIRPLKERMKTSKTINNQLNPIWNEHFEFIVEDASTQHLTIRVFDDEGVQASELIGCAQFALKDLEPGKVKDVWLKLVKDLDIQRDNKNRGQVHLELLYYPFGTDKNLYTNPFDPDYTLTSVEKALQTAPYGSEDSDSGKPSSPQKRDVIVRGVLSVTVIGAEELPSVDFMGKADPYVVLVMKKSETKVKTRVVHDTLNPVWNQTFDFLVEDALHDLLILEVWDHDTFGKDKLGRFLMTLTRVILEGEIQDSFPLEATKSGRIFVHLKWAAQPIFRDT from the exons ATGCAGTGGGATGGTAATCCAAACATTGTTCTTGACATTAAAACTAAACTCGGCGTTTCTTTACCAGTACAG GTAAAAGATATTGCATTCACAGGGCTTTTCAGATTAATGTTCAAACCATTGGTCGACGAGTTTCCTTGCTTTGGAGCAGTGTGTTATTCTCTGAGGAAGAAG AAAAATCTTGATTTTAAACTTAGGATTATTGGAGGAGATATATCATCTATTCCTGGGGTTTCTGTTGCTATTGAG GAAACAATTCGAGATGCAATCGAAGGTAGCATAATGTGGCCTGTTCGGCAGATTGTGCCCATCATAGCTGGAGATTATAG TGACTTAGAGGCGAAGCCTGTTGGAACATTAGAACTGAAGCTCGTGCAAGCAAAGGAATTAACCAATAAAGACATTATAGGAAAGTCAGATCCTTATGCTGTGCTGTTTATACGGCCATTGAAAGAGAGAATGAAAACAAGTAAAACCATT AACAATCAATTGAATCCCATATGGAATGAGCACTTTGAATTCATTGTTGAAGATGCGTCTACTCAACACTTGACTATAAGAGTTTTTGACGACGAAGGAGTTCAGGCATCAGAACTAATTGGATGTGCTCAATTTGCATTGAAGGACCTCGAGCCTGGTAAAGTGAAGGATGTTTGGTTGAAGCTGGTGAAAGATTTGGACATCCAAAGAGATAACAAAAACAGGGGTCAG GTGCATTTGGAGCTTCTTTACTATCCCTTTGGCACTGATAAGAACCTCTATACAAACCCATTTGACCCAGATTATACATTGACCTCGGTGGAGAAGGCTCTACAGACGGCTCCGTATGGCTCAGAAGATTCGGATTCTGGAAAACCAAGTTCCCCACAGAAGAGGGATGTGATAGTGAGAGGAGTCCTGTCTGTGACAGTAATAGGTGCTGAAGAGTTGCCTTCTGTAGATTTCATGGGAAAAGCCGATCCATACGTTGTCCTCGTTATGAAGAAATCCGAGACCAAAGTTAAAACCAGG GTTGTACATGACACTCTGAACCCTGTCTGGAATCAAACGTTCGACTTTCTGGTGGAGGATGCATTACACGATTTGCTAATTTTAGAGGTCTGGGATCATGACACTTTTGGAAAG GATAAACTGGGGAGGTTCTTAATGACGCTGACAAGAGTGATATTGGAAGGAGAAATTCAGGACAGTTTTCCACTGGAAGCAACCAAATCAGGGCGGATTTTTGTGCATCTCAAGTGGGCAGCTCAGCCAATCTTCCGAGAcacttga
- the LOC111788143 gene encoding synaptotagmin-5-like isoform X1 translates to MSFFSGILLGIVVGVLLIVALARAASVRAKCRSDLAMTIAAFARMTAQDSRKVIPKEFYPSWVVFTQQQKLHWLNHQLEKIWPYVDAAASELIRSNVEPVLEQFRPAILSSLTFSKLTLGTVSPNFTGIDVLEDEADTGGITLELEMQWDGNPNIVLDIKTKLGVSLPVQVKDIAFTGLFRLMFKPLVDEFPCFGAVCYSLRKKKNLDFKLRIIGGDISSIPGVSVAIEETIRDAIEGSIMWPVRQIVPIIAGDYSDLEAKPVGTLELKLVQAKELTNKDIIGKSDPYAVLFIRPLKERMKTSKTINNQLNPIWNEHFEFIVEDASTQHLTIRVFDDEGVQASELIGCAQFALKDLEPGKVKDVWLKLVKDLDIQRDNKNRGQVHLELLYYPFGTDKNLYTNPFDPDYTLTSVEKALQTAPYGSEDSDSGKPSSPQKRDVIVRGVLSVTVIGAEELPSVDFMGKADPYVVLVMKKSETKVKTRVVHDTLNPVWNQTFDFLVEDALHDLLILEVWDHDTFGKDKLGRFLMTLTRVILEGEIQDSFPLEATKSGRIFVHLKWAAQPIFRDT, encoded by the exons ATGTCGTTCTTTTCCGGTATCTTACTCGGCATTGTTGTCGGCGTCTTACTGATCGTCGCTCTTGCTCGCGCTGCGAGCGTTCGCGCCAAGTGTCGCTCCGATTTG GCGATGACTATTGCGGCATTTGCAAGAATGACGGCACAGGATTCGAGAAAAGTTATTCCCAAGGAGTTTTATCCGTCGTGGGTTGTTTTTACGCAGCAACAAAAG TTACATTGGCTCAATCATCAGCTTGAGAAAATCTGGCCATATGTTGATGCG GCAGCATCGGAGCTGATAAGGAGCAATGTGGAGCCGGTTCTCGAACAATTTCGACCGGctatattatcctctttgacgTTCTCGAAGTTGACCCTTGGTACTGTATCTCCAAATTTTACAG GAATCGATGTACTTGAAGATGAGGCAGACACTGGTGGAATAACCTTGGAGTTGGAGATGCAGTGGGATGGTAATCCAAACATTGTTCTTGACATTAAAACTAAACTCGGCGTTTCTTTACCAGTACAG GTAAAAGATATTGCATTCACAGGGCTTTTCAGATTAATGTTCAAACCATTGGTCGACGAGTTTCCTTGCTTTGGAGCAGTGTGTTATTCTCTGAGGAAGAAG AAAAATCTTGATTTTAAACTTAGGATTATTGGAGGAGATATATCATCTATTCCTGGGGTTTCTGTTGCTATTGAG GAAACAATTCGAGATGCAATCGAAGGTAGCATAATGTGGCCTGTTCGGCAGATTGTGCCCATCATAGCTGGAGATTATAG TGACTTAGAGGCGAAGCCTGTTGGAACATTAGAACTGAAGCTCGTGCAAGCAAAGGAATTAACCAATAAAGACATTATAGGAAAGTCAGATCCTTATGCTGTGCTGTTTATACGGCCATTGAAAGAGAGAATGAAAACAAGTAAAACCATT AACAATCAATTGAATCCCATATGGAATGAGCACTTTGAATTCATTGTTGAAGATGCGTCTACTCAACACTTGACTATAAGAGTTTTTGACGACGAAGGAGTTCAGGCATCAGAACTAATTGGATGTGCTCAATTTGCATTGAAGGACCTCGAGCCTGGTAAAGTGAAGGATGTTTGGTTGAAGCTGGTGAAAGATTTGGACATCCAAAGAGATAACAAAAACAGGGGTCAG GTGCATTTGGAGCTTCTTTACTATCCCTTTGGCACTGATAAGAACCTCTATACAAACCCATTTGACCCAGATTATACATTGACCTCGGTGGAGAAGGCTCTACAGACGGCTCCGTATGGCTCAGAAGATTCGGATTCTGGAAAACCAAGTTCCCCACAGAAGAGGGATGTGATAGTGAGAGGAGTCCTGTCTGTGACAGTAATAGGTGCTGAAGAGTTGCCTTCTGTAGATTTCATGGGAAAAGCCGATCCATACGTTGTCCTCGTTATGAAGAAATCCGAGACCAAAGTTAAAACCAGG GTTGTACATGACACTCTGAACCCTGTCTGGAATCAAACGTTCGACTTTCTGGTGGAGGATGCATTACACGATTTGCTAATTTTAGAGGTCTGGGATCATGACACTTTTGGAAAG GATAAACTGGGGAGGTTCTTAATGACGCTGACAAGAGTGATATTGGAAGGAGAAATTCAGGACAGTTTTCCACTGGAAGCAACCAAATCAGGGCGGATTTTTGTGCATCTCAAGTGGGCAGCTCAGCCAATCTTCCGAGAcacttga